A genomic window from Camelina sativa cultivar DH55 chromosome 2, Cs, whole genome shotgun sequence includes:
- the LOC104744613 gene encoding BTB/POZ and TAZ domain-containing protein 4 codes for MVTDLHQSSVPFPPPLPLKSDGHKRTYGAPGLGNSCVSTATRDMWDRLFNDGYKADVVIYTDSGNVIYAHANIIGNASTVIKGMLKQAKRHGKWHTISIRGVPHDAVRVFIRFLYSSCYEKEEMNEFIMHLLLLSHAYVVPQLKRVCEWHLEHGLLNTENVVDVFQLALLCDFPRLSVISHRMIVKHFKELSATDAWTAMKKSHPFLEKEVRDSVILKENMRKEKIRKRNDQRMYSQLYEAMEALVHICRDGCKTIGPHDKDFKPHHAPCDYEACKGLESLIRHFAGCKLKVPGGCVHCKRMWQLLELHSRLCADSDRCRVPLCRNLKEKMEKQSKKDERRWKLLVKNVLGSKKIGGSPYFLPVTSG; via the exons aTGGTGACTGATCTTCATCAATCTTCTGTGCCTTTTCCTCCACCTCTTCCATTAAAATCTGATGGACACAAGAGAACATACGGCGCACCAGGACTAGGGAATAGCTGCGTTTCGACGGCTACAAGAGATATGTGGGATCGTCTTTTCAACGATGGATATAAAGCTGACGTTGTGATATACACAGATAGTGGCAACGTCATCTATGCTCATGCCAACATCATT GGAAATGCTTCCACTGTGATCAAAGGCATGTTGAAGCAAGCCAAAAGACATGGCAAGTGGCATACAATTTCAATCCGTGGTGTCCCTCATGATGCTGTGCGAGTTTTCATCCGTTTCCTCTACTCTTCTTG ctatgagaaagaagaaatgaatGAGTTTATCATGCATTTGCTACTACTGTCGCACGCGTATGTGGTTCCTCAACTGAAACGGGTCTGTGAATGGCATCTAGAACATGGTTTGCTTAATACTGAGAACGTGGTTGATGTGTTCCAGCTTGCGCTGCTGTGTGATTTCCCTCGGCTGAGCGTCATATCTCACCGTATGATCGTGAAACACTTTAAGGAGCTTTCTGCGACAGATGCATGGACAGCTATGAAGAAAAGCCATCCGTTTCTTGAGAAAGAAGTTAGAGACTCAGTGATCCTCAAAGAAAAT ATGCGGAAAGAGAAGATCAGAAAACGCAATGATCAGCGGATGTATTCGCAGCTATATGAAGCGATGGAAGCTCTTGTTCATATATGTAGAGATGGATGTAAAACGATAGGACCACACGATAAAGATTTCAAACCGCACCACGCACCGTGTGATTATGAAGCTTGCAAGGGATTAGAATCACTCATCAGGCATTTTGCAGGCTGTAAGCTTAAGGTTCCAGGAGGTTGCGTGCATTGCAAGAGAATGTGGCAACTCCTTGAATTGCACTCACGTCTCTGCGCAGATTCTGATCGATGTCGAGTCCCTCTATGCAG aaacttgaaagaaaagatggagaaacagagcaagaaagatgaaagaagaTGGAAACTTCTGGTGAAGAATGTATTGGGGAGTAAGAAAATCGGAGGGTCTCCTTACTTTTTACCGGTGACCAGCGGTTAA
- the LOC104744621 gene encoding formin-like protein 6 translates to MRALQSIFFFFFFLFLSVSVTAVNLNQELHRRILHQPLFPEASFPPPPDFVSTTPSPPDQPFFPENPSTPEQQTQYYPPPPSPVSADVNGGLPIPTATTQSSKPGKKVAIVISVGIVTLGMLSALAFFLYRHKAKHAGDTQKLVTGGGDSAASRRFQEDPVPPTTTTSSTFLYMGTVEPSRESASEYNNNGGTNNGPVNSSPYRKLNSVKRSDRYRPSPELQPLPPLAQTRQPSDNNSPSALSPSSSSSSSGEECRDTAFYTPHGSAMSSDDGYYTAFPRSVNSNGGSLPHSKRTSPRSKFGSAPATAASRSPEMKHVIIPSIKQKLPTPVQPLPLRRSLDEQEFPYSQNKPKFSQPPPPPNRAAFQAITQENSPLSSRVPPPRRSPPLPLQAPAPPPPPPPPPRFTPPPPPQKRPRDFPILRKLTSSEATTISTTSPSRTQAFKTPSPNSKAVEEVNVKSVGSLEKSGDGDTDPSKPKLKPLHWDKVRASSDRATVWDQLKSSSFQLNEDRMEHLFGCNSGSSAPKEPLRRSVMPPAENENRVLDPKKSQNIAILLRALNVTREEVSEALTDGNPESLGAELLETLVKMAPTKEEEIKLREYSGDVSKLGTAERFLKTILDIPFAFKRVEAMLYRANFDAEVKYLRNSFQTLEEASLELKASRLFLKLLEAVLMTGNRMNVGTNRGDAKAFKLDTLLKLVDIKGVDGKTTLLHFVVQEITRSEGTTTTTKDETILHGNNNDDFRKQGLQVVAGLSRDLVNVKKSAGMDFDVLSSYVSKLEMGLDKLRSFLKTETTKGKFFDSMKTFLVEAEEEIRKIKGGERKALSMVKEVTEYFHGNAAKEEAHPLRIFLVVRDFLGVLDNVCKEVKTMQEMSSSMGSASARSFRISATASLPVLHSYKGRPDETSSDDEHSSNSST, encoded by the exons ATGAGAGCTCTTCaatccattttcttcttcttcttcttcctcttcctctcagTTTCCGTTACTGCCGTGAACTTAAACCAAGAACTTCATCGGAGAATTCTTCATCAGCCGCTTTTTCCAGAAGCTTCTTTTCCTCCACCACCAGATTTCGTATCAACAACACCGTCTCCTCCCGATCAACCATTTTTCCCGGAGAATCCATCTACGCCTGAGCAGCAAACTCAGTATTATCCTCCTCCGCCATCTCCTGTTTCCGCCGACGTCAATGGCGGATTACCTATTCCGACGGCGACTACTCAATCATCCAAGCCTGGGAAAAAAGTCGCAATCGTCATCTCCGTCGGAATTGTCACTCTCGGCATGCTTTCGGCTTTAGCGTTCTTCTTGTACCGTCACAAAGCTAAGCATGCCGGTGACACTCAGAAGCTCGTCACTGGAGGTGGCGATTCCGCGGCTTCTCGGAGATTTCAGGAAGATCCGGTACCACCGACGACGACGACGTCCTCTACTTTTCTCTATATGGGAACAGTTGAACCGAGCCGTGAATCGGCGAGTGAGTATAATAATAACGGCGGAACTAATAATGGACCGGTTAATTCGTCTCCGTACCGGAAATTGAATTCGGTTAAGAGATCCGATCGTTATCGTCCGAGTCCGGAGCTTCAACCGCTTCCTCCGTTAGCTCAAACGCGGCAACCGTCTGATAACAACTCTCCTTCCGCTTTatctccttcttcgtcttcatcttcttccggTGAAGAATGTCGTGACACGGCGTTTTACACGCCGCACGGATCTGCGATGAGCAGCGATGACGGTTATTACACGGCGTTTCCTCGCTCCGTTAACAGTAATGGTGGATCACTTCCTCACTCGAAGAGAACTTCTCCCAGGTCTAAATTTGGATCGGCTCCTGCGACGGCAGCGTCTAGGTCGCCTGAGATGAAACACGTCATCATCCCGTCGATTAAGCAGAAACTGCCGACGCCAGTACAACCTCTACCTCTAAGGAGGAGCTTGGATGAACAAGAGTTTCCTTATTCACAGAACAAGCCGAAGTTCTCGCAGCCTCCTCCGCCACCGAACAGGGCGGCGTTTCAGGCCATTACTCAAGAGAATTCTCCTCTTAGCTCACGAGTGCCTCCACCACGGCggtctcctcctcttcctcttcaggCTCCAGCTCCACCGCCACCTCCTCCGCCGCCTCCGCGTTTtactcctcctccaccgcctcAGAAACGGCCGAGAGATTTCCCGATACTACGAAAACTAACCAGTTCTGAAGCAACAACGATTTCCACAACGTCTCCTTCAAGAACGCAAGCGTTCAAGACTCCAAGTCCTAATTCCAAGGCTGTAGAAGAGGTCAATGTGAAATCAGTGGGTTCTCTTGAAAAATCAGGAGACGGAGATACAGACCCAAGCAAGCCAAAGTTAAAACCACTCCACTGGGACAAAGTACGAGCGAGCTCAGATCGAGCCACTGTTTGGGACCAGCTCAAGTCAAGCTCATTCCA ATTGAACGAGGATAGGATGGAACATCTTTTTGGTTGCAATTCGGGAAGTTCAGCTCCAAAGGAACCTCTGAGAAGGTCAGTGATGCCTCCAGCTGAGAATGAGAACAGAGTGCTGGATCCTAAGAAATCGCAGAACATTGCAATTCTCTTAAGAGCACTAAATGTAACACGAGAAGAGGTGTCCGAAGCTCTCACGGATG GTAATCCGGAGAGCTTAGGTGCTGAGCTTCTAGAGACTTTGGTGAAGATGGCTCCaacaaaggaggaagagataAAACTCCGAGAATACTCTGGTGATGTATCGAAACTGGGAACAGCTGAAAGATTCCTCAAAACCATTCTCGATATCCCTTTTGCATTCAAAAGAGTTGAAGCGATGTTGTATAGAGCCAACTTTGATGCAGAAGTCAAGTATCTAAGGAACTCTTTCCAGACATTAGAG GAAGCAAGCTTAGAGCTAAAAGCAAGCAGACTATTCCTAAAGCTGCTCGAGGCTGTTCTAATGACTGGAAACCGAATGAACGTTGGCACGAATCGCGGAGATGCCAAAGCCTTCAAACTCGATACACTTCTAAAACTTGTAGACATCAAAGGAGTTGATGGCAAAACCACATTGCTTCATTTTGTCGTCCAAGAAATCACAAGGTCAGagggaacaacaacaacaacaaaagacgAAACCATCCTCCATGGAAACAATAATGACGATTTCAGAAAGCAAGGATTACAAGTAGTTGCTGGACTCAGTAGAGATCTAGTTAATGTGAAAAAATCAGCGGGGATGGACTTCGATGTACTGAGCAGTTACGTGTCAAAGCTCGAAATGGGTCTTGATAAACTCAGATCATTTCTCAAGACAGAGACAACTAAAGGGAAGTTCTTTGATTCGATGAAAACGTTTTTGgtagaagcagaagaagagattcGAAAAATCAAAGGAGGAGAAAGAAAGGCTTTGTCAATGGTTAAAGAAGTAACAGAGTATTTTCATGGGAATGCTGCAAAAGAAGAAGCACATCCTTTGAGAATCTTCTTGGTCGTGAGAGATTTTCTCGGAGTTCTAGATAACGTTTGTAAAGAAGTGAAGACAATGCAAGAAATGTCGTCGTCGATGGGCTCAGCTTCAGCTAGGTCGTTCAGGATATCAGCAACAGCTTCGTTACCGGTTCTTCATAGTTATAAAGGAAGACCAGACGAAACAAGCTCAGATGATGAACACAGCAGCAACTCTTCCACGtga
- the LOC104744629 gene encoding glucan endo-1,3-beta-glucosidase 13-like, with translation MGRLLYIFFFIAFLGFAGAGQESTPIEALNLHHKVLQLPQTTDLDLAVSVSDNKTITEISSSIIKAETWLKTHVLSRYPTIKITTIVVFFPDSSCHQTTQHNPTFDLVLTSLKNIYHSLKRWGLEKNIKVSSGFSYQCLKNPKSSEMFNSVLIFLKTINSTFTINPPLNFLSSPDNHLDLLHSVEKLGSLSFNKVNFLNPEPEEATTRRNLRSLINISSKFTISFPTLPSPSPENSPIHSSIGSSSPPTVSYFPEEPPQYPPEQSPISSPPLPNQGNQGISLPPPCLPTHPAPSPSPVKKKDVEGLWCVAKPSVAAETLQQSLDFACGQGGANCDEIKPHGICYYPDTVMAHASYAFNSYWQKTKRNGGTCSFGGTAMLITTDPSYQHCRFVLS, from the exons ATGGGTCGTCTTctttacattttcttcttcattgcctttCTCGGTTTTGCAG GAGCTGGTCAAGAATCAACACCCATTGAAGCTCTAAACCTGCATCACAAAGTCCTTCAACTTCCTCAAACTACTGATCTTGATCTAGCTGTTTCAGTGAGCGACAACAAAACCATTACTGAGATTTCTTCTAGTATCATAAAGGCTGAGACTTGGCTTAAAACTCATGTCCTCTCTCGTTACCCTACCATCAAAATCACCACCATTGTTGTCTTTTTCCCTGATTCTTCTTGCCACCAAACCACACAGCACAACCCCACCTTTGATCTAGTTCTTACTTCTTTGAAAAACATTTACCATTCTCTCAAAAGATGGGGTCTTGAGAAGAACATCAAAGTCTCCTCTGGCTTCTCTTACCAATGcttaaaaaacccaaaaagctCAGAAATGTTCAACTCTGTTCTCATCTTCCTCAAAACCATAAACTCAACTTTCACCATAAACCCACCTCTAAATTTCCTATCTTCACCTGATAATCATCTAGATTTGCTTCATTCCGTTGAAAAGTTGGGATCTTTGAGCTTCAACAAGGTCAATTTCTTAAACCCTGAGCCAGAAGAAGCAACTACAAGGAGAAATCTAAGATCTTTAATCAACATTAGCAGCAAATTCACAATCTCATTCCCAACACTACCCTCTCCATCACCAGAGAACTCACCAATTCACTCCTCCATCGGATCTTCATCTCCACCAACAGTATCCTACTTCCCTGAAGAACCTCCACAATACCCGCCGGAGCAATCTCCGATTTCATCTCCTCCTCTACCGAACCAAGGGAATCAAGGGATCTCTCTTCCGCCGCCGTGTCTTCCAACTCATCCGGCGCCGTCGCCGTCTccggtgaagaagaaagacgtGGAAGGACTATGGTGCGTGGCGAAACCGAGCGTAGCGGCAGAGACATTGCAACAATCTTTGGACTTTGCTTGTGGACAAGGAGGAGCTAATTGCGATGAGATTAAACCTCACGGGATATGTTATTATCCAGACACAGTTATGGCTCATGCCTCTTACGCTTTCAACAGTTACTGGCAAAAGACTAAACGAAACGGAGGCACTTGCTCTTTTGGTGGAACCGCCATGCTTATCACTACTGACCCAA GTTATCAGCATTGCCGGTTTGTTCTGAGTTGA
- the LOC104744637 gene encoding zinc finger protein AZF1-like has translation MALETLNSPTATTTTAARPLLRYREEMEPENLEQWAKRKRTKRQRFDHHHQNQETNTKLPSEEEYLALCLLMLARGSGAVQSPPPSRPSPSYQRDYKCTVCGKSFSSYQALGGHKTSHRKPTNNNSTTIITSGNQELSNNNSHHSNSNSAGPVVINVTVNTSNGAAGQTSGKIHTCSICFKSFTSGQALGGHKRCHYDGGNNNGNGSSSNSVEVVAGGGSDVSDVENERSSEESAIGGGHRGFDLNLPADQVSVTTS, from the coding sequence ATGGCTCTCGAGACACTCAATTCTCCAacagccaccaccaccaccgccgctcGCCCTCTTCTCCGGTATCGCGAAGAAATGGAGCCGGAGAATCTCGAGCAATGGGCAAAAAGAAAACGCACTAAACGTCAGCGTTTTGATCACCATCATCAGAATCAAGAAACGAATACAAAACTCCCTTCCGAAGAAGAGTATCTCGCTCTTTGTCTCCTCATGCTCGCTCGTGGCTCCGGCGCCGTACAATCCCCTCCTCCGTCACGTCCTTCACCGTCCTATCAACGAGACTACAAGTGTACGGTTTGTGGGAAGTCGTTTTCGTCTTATCAAGCCTTAGGTGGACACAAGACGAGTCACCGGAAACCAACGAACAACAACAGTACTACTATCATCACTTCCGGTAACCAAGAACTCTCTAATAACAACAGTCACCACAGTAACAGTAACAGCGCCGGTCCCGTTGTGATCAACGTTACCGTTAATACTAGTAACGGTGCAGCTGGTCAAACAAGTGGAAAGATTCATACTTGTTCCATCTGTTTCAAGTCCTTTACGTCAGGTCAAGCCTTAGGTGGACACAAAAGGTGTCACTACGACGGTGGTAACAACAACGGTAACGGCAGTAGCAGCAACAGCGTAGAAGTCGTTGCTGGAGGAGGTAGTGACGTCAGCGATGTGGAAAACGAGAGATCATCTGAAGAGAGTGCGATCGGTGGTGGCCACCGTGGGTTTGACCTAAATTTACCGGCTGATCAAGTCTCAGTGACGACTTCTTAA
- the LOC104744647 gene encoding BTB/POZ domain-containing protein NPY3, whose amino-acid sequence MKFMKLGSKPDSFQSDEDSIRYVATELATDVVVNVGDVKFFLHKFPLLSKSARLQKLIATTTTDEQSSDDEIHIPDIPGGPPAFEICAKFCYGMTVTLNAYNVVAVRCAAEYLEMYESIESGNLVYKIEVFLNSSILRSWKDSIIVLQTTRSFYPWSEDVKLDVRCLESIALKTAIDPARVDWSYTYNRRKLLPPEINKNGVPRDWWIEDLAELSIDLFKRVVRTIRRKGGVLPEFIGEALEVYAAKRITGFMIQNDDDDDVIEQRSLLETLVSLLPSEKQSVSCGFLIKLLKSSVSLECGEEERKELSRRIGEKLEEANVTDLLIRAPEGGETVYDIDIVETLIDQYVTQQTQKRDELDCSEEDINEGDGFVSDSSKANVAKLIDGYLTEISRIEPNLSPLKFISIAEKVSNFPRSSHDGVYRAIDMFLKQHPGITKSEKKSLSRLMDCRKLSPEACAHAVQNERLPLRVVVQILFFEQVRATCPAAKPSLPPSGSHGSSRTTTEEECDSVTATEETTTTTTMRDKMSSSEKTKAKGVVMSRIFSKLWSGKDRDGVGDVSSSDTSESPGSATTVGDKSTPSTRRRRSSS is encoded by the exons ATGAAGTTTATGAAACTTGGATCCAAACCGGATTCGTTTCAGTCCGATGAAGATTCCATAAG ATACGTAGCAACGGAGTTAGCCACTGATGTAGTTGTAAATGTCGGAGATGTGAAATTCTTTCTTCATAAG TTCCCTCTTCTGTCTAAAAGCGCTCGTCTTCAAAAGTTAATAGCCACAACCACAACCGATGAACAATCATCAGATGATGAAATCCACATTCCAGATATCCCCGGAGGCCCTCCAGCTTTTGAGATATGCGCTAAGTTCTGTTACGGGATGACTGTGACACTCAACGCATACAATGTTGTAGCTGTGCGTTGCGCTGCAGAGTATCTCGAAATGTATGAATCGATTGAAAGCGGGAATCTTGTTTACAAGATCGAGGTTTTCTTGAACTCGAGTATTTTAAGAAGCTGGAAAGACTCCATCATTGTTCTCCAGACGACAAGATCATTCTATCCGTGGTCCGAAGATGTGAAACTCGATGTACGGTGTTTGGAGTCTATCGCTTTGAAAACTGCTATTGATCCAGCAAGAGTAGACTGGTCTTATACTTATAACCGAAGGAAGCTTCTTCCACCTGAGATTAACAAGAACGGTGTACCAAGAGATTGGTGGATAGAGGATCTTGCTGAGCTTAGCATTGATTTGttcaaaagagtggttaggacTATCAGAAGAAAAGGAGGCGTTTTGCCTGAGTTTATAGGAGAAGCTCTTGAGGTTTATGCAGCAAAGAGAATAACAGGTTTCATGATCCaaaacgatgatgatgatgatgtgattgAACAAAGATCTTTGTTAGAGACATTGGTTTCATTGTTGCCTAGTGAGAAACAGAGTGTTTCTTGTGGATTCTTGATCAAACTATTgaaatcttctgtttctttggaatgtggagaagaagagaggaaagagcTAAGTAGAAGAATAGGAGAGAAGCTAGAGGAAGCAAATGTGACTGATCTCTTGATCAGAGCTCCAGAGGGAGGTGAAACAGTCTATGACATTGACATTGTTGAAACCTTAATCGATCAGTATGTTACACAACAAACACAGAAAAGAGACGAGCTTGATTGTTCAGAAGAAGACATCAACGAAGGAGATGGGTTTGTTTCAGACAGTTCAAAAGCAAATGTCGCCAAGTTAATCGATGGATACTTAACTGAAATCTCAAGAATTGAACCCAATCTGTCTCCTTTAAAGTTCATCTCAATTGCAGAAAAGGTTTCAAATTTCCCAAGATCATCACATGATGGTGTTTATCGTGCCATTGACATGTTCTTAAAG CAACATCCAGGAATAACAAAGAGCGAGAAGAAATCGTTAAGCCGGTTAATGGATTGCCGGAAATTATCACCGGAAGCTTGTGCTCACGCCGTGCAAAACGAGAGGTTACCTTTAAGAGTCGTAGTGCAGATCCTCTTCTTCGAGCAAGTACGTGCCACGTGTCCCGCAGCGAAACCTTCTCTTCCACCGAGCGGCTCTCACGGGAGCTCGAGGACAACAACGGAAGAAGAGTGTGACTCAGTCACGGCCACGGAGGAGAcaacaacgacgacgacgatgagaGACAAGATGAGTAGTTCTGAGAAAACGAAAGCTAAAGGAGTTGTAATGTCTAGGATTTTTTCGAAGCTTTGGTCAGGTAAAGATAGAGATGGTGTTGGAGATGTTAGTAGCTCAGATACATCTGAAAGCCCTGGCTCAGCTACCACCGTCGGTGATAAATCGACGCCGTCGACTCGCCGCAGAAGATCATCTTCTTGA
- the LOC104744660 gene encoding probable N-acetyltransferase HLS1, producing MGKGFQLVVVREYDPKRDLTRVEELEESCEVGSLLVDLMGDPLARIRQCPSFHMLVAEIGNEIVGMIRGTIKMVTRGGNALRQEDGVSPGISTTKLAFVSGLRVSPFYRRMGIGLKLVQRLEEWFIQNGAVYSYMQTENDNTASVKLFTEKSGYSKFRTPAFLVNPVFNHRVTVSRRVKIIKLTPSDAESLYRNRFSSTEFFPSDINSILTNKLCLGTYMAVPRNEHHVPGSLPDPSGSWAVISIWNSKDVYRLQVKGTSRLKRILAKTTRVFDGAFPLLKIPSFPNLFKSFAMHFMYGIGGGGPRAAEMVESLCSHAHNLARKSGCSVLAAEVASCEPLRVGIPHWKVLSPEDLWCLKRLRDDGDDDGVDWTKSPPGLSIFVDPREI from the exons ATGGGGAAAGGATTTCAATTAGTTGTGGTGAGAGAGTATGATCCAAAGAGAGACTTAACGAGAGTGGAAGAGCTTGAGGAAAGCTGTGAAGTCGGATCGTTATTAGTGGATCTCATGGGTGACCCACTTGCCCGGATCCGACAGTGTCCTTCTTTCCACATGCTG GTGGCAGAGATCGGTAATGAGATAGTTGGAATGATCAGAGGAACGATCAAGATGGTGACACGTGGTGGCAATGCATTACGTCAAGAAGACGGCGTTTCGCCGGGAATAAGCACCACCAAACTTGCCTTCGTCTCCGGCCTCCGAGTCTCTCCGTTTTACAG gAGGATGGGAATTGGACTGAAACTAGTACAAAGACTCGAAGAGTGGTTTATACAAAACGGCGCCGTATACTCCTACATGCAAACTGAAAACGACAACACAGCTTCGGTCAAACTCTTCACCGAGAAAAGTGGCTACTCCAAATTCCGTACACCCGCTTTCCTGGTCAACCCGGTCTTTAACCACCGAGTCACGGTCTCTCGCCGTGTCAAAATCATCAAACTCACTCCTTCCGACGCCGAGTCACTCTACCGTAACCGGTTCTCCTCTACCGAGTTTTTCCCTTCAGACATCAACTCAATCCTCACAAACAAACTCTGTCTCGGCACTTACATGGCCGTGCCACGTAACGAACACCATGTTCCCGGGTCGTTACCTGACCCATCCGGGTCTTGGGCCGTTATAAGTATATGGAACAGTAAAGATGTGTATAGACTACAAGTCAAAGGAACGTCGCGTCTCAAACGCATATTAGCAAAGACGACGCGCGTTTTCGACGGTGCGTTTCCGCTTTTGAAAATCCCGTCGTTTCCTAATCTTTTCAAGTCGTTCGCGATGCATTTCATGTACGGTATCGGCGGCGGAGGGCCACGAGCGGCGGAGATGGTGGAGTCGCTTTGCTCACACGCGCATAACTTAGCTAGAAAAAGCGGTTGCTCCGTCTTGGCTGCTGAGGTGGCGAGCTGTGAGCCGCTCAGAGTTGGTATTCCTCATTGGAAAGTGCTCTCACCGGAGGATTTGTGGTGTTTGAAACGTCTCCGGGATGACGGTGACGATGACGGCGTAGATTGGACCAAGTCACCACCTGGGTTGTCTATTTTCGTTGACCCTAGAGAAATATAA